A portion of the Cyanobacteria bacterium GSL.Bin1 genome contains these proteins:
- a CDS encoding M48 family metalloprotease, protein MHTVMIVMALLGAVIIRWLWSPDASDYRQRWERTLFYFLFPPLLLLMTAMSVLVMGTHGKMLGLENGHFSYGLTILFGCFALSALLWQFYQGARSREHLPQTSHTIVAGYPAQVLPIAVPYSAQIGWWHSQLVISEGLLSILNSQQLEAVIAHEQAHVYYRDTFCFFWLGWLYRMTAWLPQSQPLWEELLLLRELRADWKAAQTVDPIVLAESLVTVAKFTVQYPDVGCAALSCPATKTRLEERIEALINQEEVTTPPLIHLGRELVWALTPLITMPWHQY, encoded by the coding sequence ATGCACACGGTAATGATTGTAATGGCGTTATTGGGGGCAGTCATCATCCGTTGGCTGTGGTCGCCCGATGCCTCTGACTATCGCCAACGCTGGGAACGCACCCTCTTTTATTTTCTTTTTCCGCCGCTTTTGCTGCTGATGACGGCAATGTCGGTTTTAGTCATGGGCACTCATGGCAAAATGTTAGGGCTGGAAAATGGTCACTTCAGTTATGGGCTGACCATCCTCTTTGGCTGTTTTGCGCTGAGTGCTTTACTTTGGCAATTTTATCAAGGAGCGCGATCGCGCGAACACCTGCCTCAAACTTCTCATACTATTGTTGCCGGTTATCCGGCGCAAGTGCTGCCAATTGCTGTTCCTTATAGCGCCCAAATTGGCTGGTGGCATTCGCAACTCGTCATCAGTGAAGGATTACTGTCGATTCTTAATTCCCAGCAGCTAGAAGCCGTCATTGCTCACGAACAAGCCCATGTCTATTACCGCGATACCTTTTGCTTCTTCTGGCTAGGTTGGCTTTATCGGATGACCGCTTGGTTGCCGCAAAGCCAACCACTTTGGGAAGAATTACTGCTGTTACGAGAACTGCGTGCGGATTGGAAAGCTGCGCAAACTGTTGATCCGATTGTGCTGGCAGAATCTTTAGTAACGGTTGCCAAGTTTACAGTGCAATATCCCGATGTCGGTTGCGCCGCCTTGAGTTGTCCTGCAACTAAAACTCGCCTCGAAGAGCGCATTGAAGCCTTAATCAATCAAGAAGAGGTCACTACTCCCCCACTCATCCATTTAGGCAGAGAACTGGTTTGGGCATTGACCCCTCTGATCACCATGCCCTGGCATCAATATTAA
- a CDS encoding CopY family transcriptional regulator: MTPLPPERPKKLSLGWLEQEILDIVWELGCASVKAIHERILSNPDRELAYTSVTTVLQRLTQKGWLKCHKQRRVFYWQATLSREEAQALKAYEQLNQFLAVSDPDLVASFADRLDTASLEQLDAIALRLRAIRQRREEQQ, translated from the coding sequence ATGACTCCTTTACCGCCGGAACGTCCCAAAAAGTTATCCTTAGGATGGTTAGAACAAGAAATTTTAGACATAGTTTGGGAGTTAGGTTGCGCCAGCGTCAAAGCGATTCATGAACGAATTTTGAGCAATCCGGACCGAGAATTAGCTTACACTTCCGTGACAACCGTTTTACAACGGCTCACCCAGAAAGGGTGGCTCAAATGTCATAAACAAAGACGGGTATTTTATTGGCAAGCAACCCTGTCTCGGGAGGAAGCCCAGGCGCTGAAGGCGTATGAGCAACTGAATCAGTTTTTAGCGGTGAGTGATCCCGATTTAGTGGCGTCTTTTGCTGATCGACTTGATACAGCCAGTTTAGAACAACTCGACGCGATCGCGCTGAGGTTAAGAGCGATTCGTCAACGGCGGGAGGAACAGCAATAA